One window from the genome of Nocardioides panaciterrulae encodes:
- a CDS encoding MarC family protein, with the protein MSAVIDTLLLTEVFVTLFVIMDPIGTIPIFLSLTSGRSAATARKYAWQAVAVSFLVIAIFAFFGQQILGYLDISLPALQCAGGLLLLLVALELLTDQEKEPTASVGSNVALVPLGTPLLAGPGAIVATMVFSRQVHSGPEFLAVGLGVVAVHVCLWAAMRFSLPILRLIREGGVLLVTRISGLLLSAIAVQLVADAVRAFIAGEG; encoded by the coding sequence GTGAGCGCGGTGATCGACACGTTGCTGCTCACCGAGGTCTTCGTGACGCTGTTCGTGATCATGGACCCGATCGGCACCATCCCGATCTTCTTGTCCCTCACCTCCGGGCGGTCCGCGGCCACGGCGCGGAAGTACGCCTGGCAGGCGGTCGCGGTGTCCTTCCTGGTGATCGCGATCTTCGCGTTCTTCGGCCAGCAGATCCTGGGCTACCTCGACATCTCGCTGCCCGCGCTGCAGTGCGCCGGCGGCCTGCTGCTGCTGCTGGTGGCGCTCGAGCTGCTGACCGACCAGGAGAAGGAGCCCACCGCGTCCGTCGGCTCCAACGTCGCCCTGGTGCCACTGGGCACGCCGCTGCTGGCCGGCCCCGGCGCCATCGTGGCCACGATGGTGTTCTCCCGGCAGGTCCACAGCGGGCCGGAGTTCCTGGCGGTCGGCCTCGGGGTCGTCGCCGTGCACGTGTGCCTGTGGGCCGCGATGCGCTTCTCGCTGCCGATCCTGCGCCTGATCCGCGAGGGCGGGGTGCTGCTGGTCACCAGGATCTCCGGCCTGCTGCTCTCCGCGATCGCGGTCCAGCTCGTCGCCGACGCGGTCCGCGCGTTCATCGCCGGCGAGGGCTGA
- a CDS encoding SDR family NAD(P)-dependent oxidoreductase has product MSETRPLPGTALVTGPTAGIGHAFAVQLARRGHDLVLVARDEERLEAVAAELRSAYGVAVEVLAADLVDRASLARVEARLADPDRPVDLLVNNAGFGLRKRFLDNTVDAENAMLDVLVTAVLRLSHAALGPMVRRGHGGIINVSSVAAFLPRGTYSAAKAWVNSFGSWAAAEYRPRGVRVMTLCPGFTRTEFHERMDVRRDSAPSFMWLDVDDLVAEALADFDRGRALSIPSKRYKAVATVARLVPRGLLQRFQAVGRK; this is encoded by the coding sequence ATGTCTGAGACGCGACCCCTCCCCGGCACCGCCCTGGTGACCGGCCCGACCGCGGGCATCGGCCACGCCTTCGCGGTGCAGCTGGCTCGCCGCGGGCACGACCTGGTCCTCGTCGCCCGCGACGAGGAGCGGCTCGAGGCGGTCGCCGCCGAGCTGCGGTCGGCCTACGGCGTGGCCGTCGAGGTGCTCGCCGCCGACCTGGTCGACCGCGCCTCGCTGGCCCGGGTCGAGGCCCGGCTGGCCGACCCCGACCGACCGGTCGACCTGCTGGTCAACAACGCCGGCTTCGGGCTGAGGAAGCGCTTCCTCGACAACACCGTGGACGCGGAGAACGCGATGCTCGACGTCCTGGTGACCGCGGTGCTGCGGCTCAGCCACGCCGCGCTCGGCCCGATGGTCCGGCGCGGTCACGGCGGGATCATCAACGTCTCCAGCGTCGCGGCGTTCCTCCCCCGCGGCACCTACAGCGCCGCCAAGGCCTGGGTGAACAGCTTCGGCTCCTGGGCCGCCGCGGAGTACCGCCCCCGCGGTGTGCGCGTGATGACGCTGTGCCCCGGCTTCACCCGCACCGAGTTCCACGAGCGGATGGACGTCCGCCGCGACTCCGCGCCGTCCTTCATGTGGCTCGACGTCGACGACCTGGTCGCCGAGGCGCTCGCCGACTTCGACCGCGGCCGGGCGCTGTCGATCCCGAGCAAGCGCTACAAGGCGGTCGCCACGGTCGCCCGGCTGGTCCCGCGCGGCCTCCTGCAGCGGTTCCAGGCCGTCGGCCGGAAGTAG
- a CDS encoding ParA family protein has product MTTTLAVANQKGGVAKTTTVASLGAALAELGHRVLLVDLDPQACLTFSLGIDPEDLELSVHHVLTKGLDPTEVIIETEDGVDLLPATIELARAEAELLTRTGREHVVKSVLEGLEEDLADEFYDWVLLDCPPSLGVLTVAALTAADGVLVPLQCETLSHRGVGQLLDTVHDVRRFTNRRLEVWGVLPTLYDGRTNHARTVLETISDTYDLEVVEPPIPKTIKFAEAPAAGRSILATNRSNKGAQAYREVAANLVERSTRPRRAARKASTRRS; this is encoded by the coding sequence ATGACCACCACACTCGCGGTCGCCAACCAGAAGGGCGGCGTCGCCAAGACGACCACGGTCGCGTCGCTGGGCGCCGCGCTCGCCGAGCTGGGCCACCGGGTGCTGCTCGTCGACCTCGACCCGCAGGCCTGCCTGACCTTCTCCCTGGGCATCGACCCGGAGGACCTCGAGCTCTCGGTCCACCACGTGCTCACCAAGGGCCTCGACCCCACCGAGGTGATCATCGAGACCGAGGACGGGGTCGACCTGCTGCCGGCGACCATCGAGCTGGCCCGCGCGGAGGCGGAGCTGCTGACCCGCACCGGGCGCGAGCATGTCGTGAAGTCGGTGCTCGAGGGGCTGGAGGAGGACCTCGCCGACGAGTTCTACGACTGGGTGCTGCTGGACTGCCCGCCCTCGCTCGGCGTGCTGACCGTCGCGGCGCTCACCGCCGCCGACGGCGTCCTGGTGCCGCTGCAGTGCGAGACCCTCTCGCACCGTGGGGTGGGCCAGCTCCTCGACACGGTCCACGACGTACGCCGGTTCACCAACCGCCGGCTCGAGGTGTGGGGCGTGCTGCCGACGCTGTACGACGGCCGCACCAACCACGCGCGCACGGTGCTGGAGACGATCAGCGACACCTACGACCTCGAGGTCGTGGAGCCGCCGATCCCCAAGACGATCAAGTTCGCCGAGGCGCCCGCCGCGGGCCGGTCCATCCTGGCCACCAACCGCAGCAACAAGGGCGCCCAGGCCTACCGCGAGGTGGCCGCCAACCTGGTCGAGCGGAGCACGCGGCCGCGCCGCGCCGCGCGCAAGGCGTCGACGAGGAGGAGCTGA
- a CDS encoding L,D-transpeptidase family protein, which yields MGRHREQQTRARYGRMAVLGSSATVTLVAVLGGTGILPSAATDHPAAARAGHLIAAPSPTTPPSATTRGPQGPDRAADRPAAVALRPGRAHSGISSPGSPDAVEVRDRTTRDAALPLRSGEGRRIVFSQNRQRVWLVGAHDRVRRTYPVSGSVTDNLAPGTYAVYSRSEQAWGIDDSGTMKYFVRFAHGQNAAIGFHDIPIKDGHLLQSVADLGTPQSHGCIRQRRTDAIALWRFAPVGTTVVVV from the coding sequence GTGGGGCGTCACCGTGAGCAGCAGACCCGGGCCCGCTACGGGCGGATGGCCGTGCTCGGCTCCTCGGCGACCGTCACGCTGGTCGCCGTGCTCGGCGGGACCGGCATCCTGCCCTCCGCCGCCACCGACCACCCGGCCGCCGCGCGGGCGGGCCACCTGATCGCGGCGCCGAGCCCGACGACCCCGCCGAGCGCGACCACCCGGGGACCGCAGGGCCCGGACCGGGCGGCCGACCGGCCGGCCGCCGTGGCGCTGCGCCCCGGGCGCGCCCACAGCGGGATCAGCAGCCCGGGCAGCCCCGACGCCGTCGAGGTGCGCGACCGGACCACGCGGGACGCCGCGCTGCCGCTGCGCTCCGGCGAGGGCCGGCGGATCGTGTTCAGCCAGAACCGCCAGCGGGTGTGGCTGGTCGGCGCGCACGACCGGGTGCGGCGGACCTACCCGGTCAGCGGCAGCGTCACCGACAACCTCGCGCCGGGCACCTACGCGGTCTACTCGCGCTCCGAGCAGGCGTGGGGCATCGACGACTCCGGCACGATGAAGTACTTCGTCCGCTTCGCCCACGGGCAGAACGCCGCGATCGGGTTCCACGACATCCCGATCAAGGACGGTCACCTGCTCCAGTCGGTCGCCGACCTGGGCACGCCGCAGTCCCACGGCTGCATCCGCCAGCGGCGCACCGACGCGATCGCGCTGTGGCGCTTCGCCCCGGTGGGCACCACCGTCGTCGTGGTGTGA
- a CDS encoding DEAD/DEAH box helicase, with amino-acid sequence MTTFRELGVLPEICDALERAGITTPFAIQEMTLSVALMGTDLIGQARTGTGKTLAFGIPVLQRSVSPKDPDYAELPQGKPQALVVAPTRELALQVSSDLALAGKDRGLRVLTVYGGVGYESQLEALESGVDVVVGTPGRLIDLANRRALDISHVHALVLDEADEMLDLGFLPDVERILKMTPETRQTMLFSATMPAAIVSLARIHMRHPMNIRAESSYENATVPATAQFIFQAHDLDKPEIVGRILQADDAGKVIVFTRTKRQAQRIADDLAERGFKSSPLHGDMQQAARERAMARFREDKIQVLVATDVAARGIDVAGVSHVINYTCPEDDKTYVHRIGRTGRAGATGVAVTFVDWADLHRWKMINKALDLPFDEPQETYSTSEHLFHDLGIAPGTKGRLVEAPPRERSPRPERSDRSERTERSGDRPSRSRNRSRTRSRSGQTVEGAEATASAASGPEGQDSEGGQRPEGAGRSRNRRRRRPSGSGSGAADAAPASSD; translated from the coding sequence GTGACCACGTTCCGAGAGCTCGGGGTCCTTCCCGAGATTTGCGACGCGCTCGAGCGCGCCGGCATCACGACCCCCTTCGCCATCCAGGAGATGACCCTGTCGGTCGCCCTGATGGGCACCGACCTGATCGGCCAGGCCCGCACCGGCACCGGCAAGACGCTGGCGTTCGGCATCCCGGTCCTGCAGCGCAGCGTCTCCCCCAAGGACCCCGACTACGCCGAGCTGCCGCAGGGCAAGCCCCAGGCCCTGGTCGTCGCCCCGACCCGTGAGCTGGCGCTGCAGGTCTCCAGCGACCTCGCGCTGGCCGGCAAGGACCGCGGCCTGCGCGTCCTCACCGTCTACGGCGGCGTTGGCTACGAGTCCCAGCTCGAGGCGCTCGAGTCGGGCGTCGACGTCGTCGTCGGCACCCCCGGCCGGCTCATCGACCTGGCCAACCGCCGGGCCCTCGACATCTCCCACGTGCACGCGCTGGTGCTCGACGAGGCCGACGAGATGCTGGACCTGGGCTTCCTGCCCGACGTCGAGCGGATCTTGAAGATGACCCCCGAGACCCGGCAGACCATGCTGTTCTCGGCCACGATGCCCGCCGCGATCGTGTCGCTGGCCCGCATCCACATGCGGCACCCGATGAACATCCGCGCGGAGTCGTCCTACGAGAACGCGACCGTACCCGCCACCGCGCAGTTCATCTTCCAGGCCCACGACCTCGACAAGCCCGAGATCGTCGGCCGGATCCTGCAGGCCGACGACGCCGGCAAGGTCATCGTCTTCACCCGCACCAAGCGCCAGGCGCAGCGAATCGCCGACGACCTGGCCGAGCGCGGCTTCAAGTCCAGCCCGCTGCACGGCGACATGCAGCAGGCGGCCCGCGAGCGGGCGATGGCGCGGTTCCGCGAGGACAAGATCCAGGTCCTCGTCGCCACCGACGTCGCGGCCCGCGGCATCGACGTGGCCGGCGTCTCCCACGTCATCAACTACACCTGCCCCGAGGACGACAAGACCTACGTCCACCGGATCGGCCGCACCGGCCGGGCCGGCGCGACCGGCGTCGCGGTGACCTTCGTCGACTGGGCGGACCTGCACCGCTGGAAGATGATCAACAAGGCCCTCGACCTGCCCTTCGACGAGCCGCAGGAGACCTACTCCACCTCCGAGCACCTCTTCCACGACCTCGGCATCGCGCCCGGCACGAAGGGCCGGCTCGTCGAGGCGCCCCCGCGCGAGCGCTCGCCGCGGCCCGAGCGCTCCGACCGCTCCGAGCGCACGGAGCGCTCCGGCGACCGCCCGTCCCGCAGCCGCAACCGGAGCCGCACCCGCAGCCGCAGTGGCCAGACCGTCGAGGGCGCGGAGGCCACCGCCAGTGCGGCCAGCGGCCCCGAGGGCCAGGACTCCGAGGGCGGCCAGCGCCCCGAGGGCGCCGGACGCAGCCGCAACCGTCGGCGCCGCCGCCCGTCCGGCTCGGGCTCCGGCGCGGCGGACGCCGCGCCCGCCTCGTCCGACTGA
- a CDS encoding ferritin-like fold-containing protein has translation MPESPESSARAAQPDWPPALQDAEYREAVVDLLGAIAYGEISAFERLGEDAKLAPDLQDKVAIGAMATAEFGHIGPLLDRLAELGADPYAAMAPFRSAIDLFHEHTAPADWYEGLVKAFVGDNLANDFYREIAAYLDADTRDLVVASLEDSGHSAFVVDRVRAAIAAEPRLGGRLALWGRRLMGEALTQGQRVVAERDALSALLAGGVDRPGLDLAAIGRMFARLTERHAERMAELGLDS, from the coding sequence ATGCCCGAATCGCCCGAATCGTCGGCGCGCGCCGCCCAGCCCGACTGGCCGCCGGCCCTCCAGGACGCCGAGTACCGCGAAGCCGTGGTGGACCTGCTCGGCGCCATCGCGTACGGCGAGATCTCGGCCTTCGAGCGCCTCGGCGAGGACGCCAAGCTGGCCCCCGACCTGCAGGACAAGGTGGCGATCGGGGCGATGGCCACCGCCGAGTTCGGGCACATCGGCCCGCTGCTGGACCGGCTGGCCGAGCTCGGCGCCGACCCGTACGCGGCGATGGCGCCGTTCCGCTCCGCGATCGACCTCTTCCACGAGCACACCGCGCCGGCCGACTGGTACGAGGGCCTGGTCAAGGCCTTCGTCGGCGACAACCTGGCCAACGACTTCTACCGCGAGATCGCGGCCTACCTCGACGCCGACACCCGTGACCTGGTGGTGGCCTCGCTGGAGGACAGCGGGCACTCGGCGTTCGTCGTCGACCGGGTCCGCGCGGCCATCGCCGCCGAGCCCCGGCTGGGGGGACGGCTCGCCCTGTGGGGCCGGCGGCTGATGGGCGAGGCGCTCACCCAGGGGCAGCGGGTCGTCGCGGAGCGCGACGCCCTCTCGGCGCTGCTGGCCGGGGGAGTGGACCGGCCCGGACTCGACCTGGCCGCGATCGGCCGGATGTTCGCCCGGCTGACCGAGCGGCACGCCGAGCGGATGGCCGAGCTCGGCCTCGACTCCTGA
- a CDS encoding CheR family methyltransferase, translated as MSNARVDPGLESLLEHIKEQRGFDFTGYKRASLERRIRRRMAVVGLTDFDEYQDHLLVHPDEFTALFNTILINVTSFFRDPDAWDFLREKVIPELLAVREGQPIRAWSAGCASGQEAFTLGMVFAEALGVEEYRERVKIYATDVDEEALAQARQATFSAQELESVPAGLREKYFESAAGRFAFRKELRRSVIFGRNDLIQDAPISNVDILACRNTLMYFNAETQAQILGRLHFGLKPDGILFLGKAEMLLGHSGSFRPVDLKRRFFRKVPTGRRDRRALTTLAASDGPELSKGEQTRLQRAAFMSSAAAQIVLDSQGRLTLANHRANHLFGLGARDLGRPIQDLEVSYRPTELRGHLDQAAAERRPVWLRDVEWVRGTETTSFDVQFLPMSDENGADLGATIIFNDVTQYRQLQRDLQYANRQLATAYEELQSTNEELETTNEELQSTVEELETTNEELQSTNEELETMNEELQSMNDELQYSNEALQDQQDQVDRMNKFMTAVLGSLSSGVVVVDRDLRVLAWNARAEDLWGVRSEEAIGEPLLSLDIGLPLDSLRQPIRTRLGDHDAEPESQVLRAVNRRGRPIDVRVTIAMIRDAGTSSPAVMLAMDVVGEA; from the coding sequence ATGTCCAACGCCCGTGTCGACCCGGGCCTCGAGTCACTCCTCGAGCACATCAAGGAACAGCGCGGATTCGACTTCACCGGGTACAAGCGCGCCAGCCTGGAGCGCCGCATCCGACGCCGCATGGCCGTCGTCGGCCTCACCGACTTCGACGAGTACCAGGACCACCTCCTCGTGCACCCGGACGAGTTCACGGCCCTGTTCAACACGATCCTGATCAACGTGACCAGCTTCTTCCGAGACCCCGACGCGTGGGACTTCCTGCGGGAGAAGGTCATCCCGGAGCTGCTGGCCGTGCGTGAGGGCCAGCCGATCCGGGCGTGGAGCGCCGGTTGCGCCTCGGGCCAGGAGGCCTTCACCCTCGGCATGGTCTTCGCCGAGGCCCTCGGCGTGGAGGAGTACCGCGAGCGGGTGAAGATCTACGCCACGGACGTCGACGAGGAGGCGCTGGCTCAGGCCCGCCAGGCCACCTTCTCCGCCCAGGAGCTCGAGTCGGTGCCTGCGGGGCTGCGGGAGAAGTACTTCGAGAGCGCCGCGGGCCGGTTCGCGTTCCGCAAGGAGCTGCGCCGCTCGGTGATCTTCGGGCGCAACGACCTGATCCAGGACGCACCGATCTCGAACGTGGACATCCTCGCGTGCCGCAACACGCTGATGTACTTCAACGCCGAGACCCAGGCGCAGATCCTCGGCCGTCTCCACTTCGGTCTCAAGCCGGACGGCATCTTGTTCCTCGGCAAGGCCGAGATGCTGCTCGGCCACTCGGGAAGCTTTCGCCCGGTCGACCTGAAGCGACGGTTCTTCCGCAAGGTGCCCACCGGGCGCCGCGACCGCCGGGCCCTCACCACGCTCGCCGCGTCGGACGGGCCCGAGCTGAGCAAGGGCGAGCAGACCCGGCTCCAGCGCGCCGCCTTCATGTCGTCGGCAGCCGCCCAGATCGTCCTGGACTCCCAGGGCAGGCTCACGCTGGCCAACCACCGGGCGAACCACCTGTTCGGGCTCGGGGCCCGGGACCTCGGCCGCCCCATCCAGGACCTCGAGGTCTCCTACCGACCGACCGAGCTGCGCGGCCACCTCGACCAGGCCGCCGCCGAACGTCGCCCGGTCTGGCTGCGCGACGTCGAGTGGGTGAGAGGGACCGAGACGACGTCGTTCGACGTCCAGTTCCTGCCGATGAGCGACGAGAACGGCGCCGATCTCGGGGCGACGATCATCTTCAACGACGTCACGCAGTACCGCCAGCTCCAGCGGGACCTCCAGTACGCCAACCGCCAGCTCGCGACGGCCTACGAGGAGCTGCAGAGCACCAACGAGGAGCTCGAGACCACCAACGAGGAGCTCCAGAGCACGGTCGAGGAGCTGGAGACCACCAACGAGGAGCTCCAGAGCACCAACGAGGAGCTGGAGACGATGAACGAGGAGCTGCAGTCGATGAACGACGAGCTCCAGTACAGCAACGAGGCCCTGCAGGACCAGCAGGACCAGGTGGACCGGATGAACAAGTTCATGACCGCGGTCCTGGGCAGTCTCAGCTCCGGGGTGGTGGTGGTCGACCGAGACCTACGCGTCCTGGCCTGGAACGCCCGGGCCGAGGACCTCTGGGGGGTCCGTTCCGAGGAGGCGATCGGGGAGCCACTGCTCAGCCTGGACATCGGGCTGCCGCTCGACTCGCTCCGCCAGCCCATCCGCACGCGGTTGGGCGATCACGACGCGGAGCCCGAGTCCCAGGTGTTGCGGGCGGTGAACCGGCGCGGCCGGCCCATCGACGTGCGGGTCACGATCGCGATGATCCGGGACGCCGGGACGTCCTCGCCCGCCGTGATGCTGGCCATGGACGTGGTCGGCGAGGCCTGA
- a CDS encoding chemotaxis protein CheB, whose amino-acid sequence MTEVSRPTVVVVGASAGGVEALRELAAALPADFPGCVLVVLHVPPSGASALPAILARAGPLPARHAVEGEPLAGGTILVAPPDRHLVVADGVVTLTRGPQENGHRPAIDVLFRSAARAQGPRVVAVVLSGSLDDGAAGMVAVRQQGGVGLVQDFDEALFDAMPRAAATAAAVDQVLPAAAIATELARLVKAPPEPVPAPTPLMNMETAMADLAPGAMHDPDRPGTPSGFACPDCHGALFEITEGPLVRYRCRVGHAWSPESLVARQTVSLESALWMALRSLEEKAALNRDLSARASAGGHDLTATRFRRTEEDAIRAAELVRELIDNIGGTISAQSSV is encoded by the coding sequence GTGACCGAGGTCTCGCGTCCCACCGTCGTCGTGGTCGGTGCCTCGGCCGGAGGTGTCGAGGCGTTGCGCGAGCTCGCCGCCGCGCTGCCGGCCGACTTCCCGGGTTGCGTCCTCGTGGTGCTCCACGTGCCGCCGAGCGGCGCCAGCGCCCTGCCGGCCATCCTGGCGCGTGCCGGCCCGCTGCCCGCGCGGCACGCGGTCGAGGGCGAGCCGCTCGCCGGGGGCACGATCCTCGTCGCGCCCCCCGACCGCCACCTCGTCGTCGCGGACGGCGTGGTCACGCTGACCCGAGGGCCCCAGGAGAACGGTCACCGTCCCGCCATCGACGTCCTGTTCCGGTCCGCCGCGAGGGCGCAGGGCCCCCGCGTGGTCGCGGTCGTGCTCTCGGGCTCCCTCGACGACGGGGCCGCCGGCATGGTGGCGGTCAGGCAGCAGGGCGGGGTCGGCCTCGTGCAGGACTTCGACGAGGCGCTGTTCGACGCCATGCCGCGCGCGGCGGCGACCGCCGCCGCCGTCGACCAGGTGTTGCCGGCGGCGGCGATCGCCACCGAGCTGGCCCGACTGGTGAAGGCGCCACCGGAGCCGGTCCCCGCCCCGACACCGCTGATGAACATGGAGACCGCCATGGCTGACCTGGCCCCCGGGGCCATGCACGACCCCGACCGTCCCGGCACGCCCTCGGGCTTCGCCTGCCCGGACTGCCACGGCGCGCTCTTCGAGATCACCGAGGGCCCGCTCGTGCGCTACCGGTGCCGGGTGGGGCACGCCTGGTCCCCCGAGAGCCTGGTCGCGCGCCAGACCGTGTCGCTCGAGAGCGCGCTGTGGATGGCGTTGCGGAGCCTGGAGGAGAAGGCCGCCCTCAACAGGGACCTCAGCGCCCGCGCCTCGGCCGGTGGACACGACCTGACGGCGACCCGGTTCCGCCGGACCGAGGAGGACGCGATCCGCGCAGCCGAGCTGGTGCGCGAGCTGATCGACAACATCGGTGGCACGATCTCTGCTCAGTCGTCGGTCTGA
- a CDS encoding ANTAR domain-containing protein, whose protein sequence is MADHTEHDPIWRSATFASELSALRRRVDEARLAGAGDSRLLVEDLDTAYEELRVADADLRAQQEHIVGLLRDQRAVALQHERTISLVPVPVVSTDRFGVIRAVNSAAATLVGAGIADLVRKPLAVLVAPEGRQALRDLLSRVPAEGETARCRLAVRRRDGDTVDVEAFASALPGHPVELVWMLLDADVASTGSGAGLPQAVIDLASLPARHTEAPELLREAVGVCRQLLGDEIEVSVALGDPGAPLLVLTSSQESRELDEGQVSAAAGPQLAAHASGVLITTDDMSDDPRWPALRGRIHGELRAAASAPFEFGTGEVGVLSVYAARHGLSAPLVEQVVLLASAIGTALHELRARDELQEMAQQLQTALEARPEIEQARGIVMAERRCDADAALRHLLDLSSARHMELGDLAREVVDEMSAGGPPRL, encoded by the coding sequence ATGGCGGACCACACCGAGCACGACCCGATCTGGAGGTCGGCGACCTTCGCGAGCGAGCTGAGCGCTCTCCGTCGACGTGTCGACGAGGCCAGGCTGGCGGGCGCCGGTGACTCGCGCCTGTTGGTCGAGGATCTCGACACGGCCTACGAGGAGCTGCGGGTCGCCGACGCGGACCTGCGCGCCCAGCAGGAGCACATCGTCGGGCTGCTGCGGGACCAGCGTGCGGTCGCGCTCCAGCACGAGCGCACGATCTCGCTGGTCCCGGTGCCAGTGGTCTCCACCGACCGCTTCGGTGTCATCCGCGCCGTCAACTCCGCGGCCGCCACGCTGGTCGGCGCCGGGATCGCCGACCTGGTCCGGAAGCCGCTCGCCGTCCTGGTCGCCCCCGAGGGTCGGCAGGCACTGCGCGACCTCCTCAGCCGGGTCCCCGCCGAGGGGGAGACCGCTCGCTGCCGGCTCGCGGTGCGGCGCCGAGACGGGGACACGGTCGACGTCGAGGCCTTCGCCTCGGCGCTCCCGGGGCACCCGGTCGAGCTCGTGTGGATGCTGCTGGACGCCGACGTGGCGAGCACCGGGTCCGGGGCGGGGCTGCCGCAGGCCGTGATCGACCTCGCCTCACTGCCGGCCCGGCACACCGAGGCCCCCGAGCTCCTCAGGGAGGCCGTGGGCGTGTGCCGGCAGCTCCTCGGGGACGAGATCGAGGTCAGCGTCGCGCTGGGGGACCCGGGGGCGCCCCTGCTCGTGCTGACCTCGTCACAGGAGTCGCGAGAGCTCGACGAGGGGCAGGTGTCCGCTGCTGCCGGGCCGCAGCTGGCGGCACACGCGTCCGGAGTCCTCATCACGACCGACGACATGTCCGACGACCCGCGGTGGCCGGCGCTGCGCGGCCGGATCCACGGTGAGCTTCGAGCCGCCGCGAGCGCGCCGTTCGAGTTCGGGACCGGTGAGGTGGGTGTGCTGAGCGTCTACGCCGCCCGGCACGGCCTGTCGGCGCCGCTGGTGGAGCAGGTGGTGCTGCTGGCCTCGGCGATCGGCACCGCTCTTCACGAGCTCCGGGCCCGCGACGAGCTGCAGGAGATGGCCCAGCAGCTGCAGACGGCGCTGGAGGCCCGTCCGGAGATCGAGCAGGCCAGGGGCATCGTCATGGCCGAGCGGCGCTGTGACGCGGACGCGGCGTTGCGGCACCTGTTGGACCTCAGCAGCGCCCGGCACATGGAGCTGGGCGACCTGGCACGCGAAGTCGTGGACGAGATGTCGGCCGGCGGTCCGCCCCGCCTCTGA
- a CDS encoding DUF3107 family protein, whose protein sequence is MEVKIGVQHAPRELVVDTDESAESVEKTVTEAVASGGVLVLTDSKHRKVVVPADKLAYVEIGGGVVGAVGFRS, encoded by the coding sequence GTGGAGGTCAAGATCGGCGTCCAGCACGCCCCCCGAGAGCTCGTCGTCGACACCGACGAGAGCGCCGAGAGCGTCGAGAAGACCGTGACCGAGGCGGTCGCCTCCGGCGGCGTCCTCGTGCTCACCGACAGCAAGCACCGCAAGGTCGTGGTTCCGGCCGACAAGCTGGCCTACGTCGAGATCGGCGGCGGCGTCGTCGGGGCGGTCGGCTTCCGCAGCTGA
- a CDS encoding TetR/AcrR family transcriptional regulator encodes MSAGHYDTATSRPRGGRMPRRERRAQLLESALEVFVAQGYHAAAMDDIAERAGVSKPVLYQHFPGKLDLYLALLDASCDLIIDHCRQALESTQDNKQRVAATMDAFFEYVAGDTGAFRLVFESDLTNETAVRAQVDRVTSECASMIAHVIHDDTGLPDHPSRLLAVSLVGMAQVSARFWLSEGGGGISKADAAALVAGLAWRGIRGYPLTDEH; translated from the coding sequence TTGAGCGCCGGTCACTACGACACCGCCACCTCGCGGCCCCGCGGCGGCCGCATGCCGCGGCGTGAGCGTCGCGCCCAGCTGCTCGAGTCCGCCCTGGAGGTGTTCGTCGCGCAGGGCTACCACGCCGCGGCGATGGACGACATCGCCGAGCGCGCCGGCGTCTCGAAGCCGGTGCTCTACCAGCACTTCCCCGGCAAGCTCGACCTCTACCTCGCGCTGCTCGACGCCTCCTGCGACCTGATCATTGACCACTGCCGCCAGGCGCTGGAGTCCACCCAGGACAACAAGCAGCGGGTCGCGGCCACGATGGACGCGTTCTTCGAGTACGTCGCCGGCGACACCGGCGCGTTCCGCCTGGTGTTCGAGTCCGACCTCACCAACGAGACGGCCGTGCGCGCCCAGGTCGACCGGGTGACCAGCGAGTGCGCCTCGATGATCGCGCACGTCATCCACGACGACACCGGGCTGCCCGACCACCCCTCGCGCCTGCTGGCGGTCTCGCTCGTGGGAATGGCCCAGGTCAGCGCCCGGTTCTGGCTGTCGGAGGGCGGGGGCGGCATCTCCAAGGCCGACGCGGCCGCACTCGTGGCCGGGCTCGCCTGGCGCGGCATCCGCGGCTACCCGCTCACCGACGAACACTGA